One stretch of Fervidobacterium thailandense DNA includes these proteins:
- a CDS encoding ABC transporter ATP-binding protein, with the protein MSQNTQIKPQRNPILKLEHVTMRFGGLTAVDDFDNVAYEGEILGIIGPNGAGKTTVFNVITGIYFPTSGRIIFDGIDITPYKPHQITHLGIARTFQNIRLFGDLTVLDNVLVAQHHLLSTRDADRILVQHGKEPKVKGHLWFWRAVFKIGYREKEMQMVEEAMNLLRKVQLDHLAYEKASSLPYGQQRKLEIARALATEPKLLLLDEPAAGMNPKESEELMEFIKYIRDEFKLTVILIEHDMKVVMGVCERIIVMDSGKIIAEGTPQEISRNPRVIEAYLGKEWEHANT; encoded by the coding sequence ATGAGTCAGAACACTCAAATTAAACCGCAAAGGAATCCTATCCTGAAACTTGAGCACGTTACAATGCGTTTTGGCGGACTTACTGCCGTAGATGATTTTGACAACGTCGCTTATGAAGGTGAGATACTCGGTATCATAGGTCCAAACGGTGCAGGTAAGACGACCGTTTTCAACGTAATCACCGGTATCTACTTTCCAACGTCTGGCAGGATTATTTTTGATGGAATAGACATAACACCGTACAAACCTCACCAGATTACGCACCTTGGAATTGCCAGGACGTTCCAGAATATAAGGCTTTTTGGAGATCTCACCGTTCTTGATAACGTACTGGTAGCTCAACATCATTTACTTTCTACAAGAGATGCTGACAGGATACTCGTTCAACATGGAAAAGAACCGAAGGTGAAGGGACATCTTTGGTTTTGGAGGGCGGTCTTTAAAATTGGTTATAGGGAGAAGGAAATGCAAATGGTCGAGGAAGCCATGAATTTACTTCGAAAGGTTCAGCTCGACCACTTAGCTTACGAAAAAGCTTCCTCACTTCCGTACGGTCAGCAGCGAAAACTCGAGATTGCACGTGCCCTTGCAACAGAGCCAAAATTATTACTCCTGGACGAGCCCGCGGCTGGGATGAACCCGAAGGAGTCAGAGGAACTGATGGAGTTCATAAAGTACATACGTGACGAATTCAAACTAACGGTTATTCTTATCGAACACGATATGAAGGTCGTTATGGGCGTCTGCGAACGCATCATCGTTATGGATTCTGGAAAGATAATAGCCGAAGGTACTCCTCAGGAAATTAGCAGAAACCCGAGAGTCATCGAAGCTTACCTGGGTAAGGAGTGGGAACATGCCAATACTTGA
- a CDS encoding branched-chain amino acid ABC transporter permease: MRTMKEKTRRDLTLTVLFVIFAAILLQVANVKFDSYQKQVLSLMAIYGIMAVSLNLVNGITGVFSLGHAGFILLGAYTSALLTIPPEQKAMIFIIEPAHPLIANLHTDFFTATIVAGLVSALGAFIIGFPVLRLSGDYLAIASLGFSEVLRILALNLQSITNGSLGLKGIPNYTNIWWSWGWLLVTVLFVVSLVKSSYGRALLAIRENPIAAEAMGINVFKHTLLSFVISAFFAGVSGSLYAHWLTTIDPRITTFGPVLTYYVLIMVVLGGLGSVSGSIIGAILFAFLMEWLRMFEQPFTLFGRQYPAIQGMRMLVLSVLFVVTMIVWKRGLFGRAEITWDGIIKLLKKFRRSGSK; encoded by the coding sequence ATGAGGACGATGAAAGAAAAGACTCGCAGGGATTTGACATTAACGGTGCTCTTTGTGATATTCGCAGCCATCTTACTGCAGGTTGCAAACGTTAAATTCGACTCGTACCAAAAACAAGTGCTTTCTTTGATGGCCATTTACGGTATCATGGCTGTTAGCTTAAACCTCGTGAACGGAATAACCGGGGTTTTCTCGCTTGGACACGCTGGATTCATTTTACTTGGTGCGTACACTTCCGCACTGCTCACAATCCCACCGGAACAAAAAGCAATGATCTTTATCATAGAACCGGCGCATCCGTTGATTGCAAATTTGCACACGGATTTCTTCACGGCAACAATTGTGGCAGGATTGGTATCCGCGTTGGGTGCTTTTATCATAGGATTTCCGGTTCTCAGGCTTTCCGGTGATTATCTGGCTATCGCTTCCTTGGGATTCTCAGAAGTTTTGAGGATTTTGGCGCTGAACTTGCAATCCATCACCAATGGTTCGCTCGGTCTGAAAGGAATTCCGAATTATACGAATATATGGTGGAGTTGGGGTTGGCTACTCGTCACGGTTCTTTTCGTTGTGAGTCTTGTCAAGAGCTCGTACGGACGCGCGTTGCTTGCCATAAGGGAAAATCCCATCGCTGCGGAAGCAATGGGAATTAACGTTTTCAAGCATACGCTCCTTTCTTTCGTTATCAGCGCATTCTTTGCGGGCGTCAGTGGTTCCTTGTACGCTCACTGGCTCACCACGATAGATCCGAGGATAACAACTTTTGGACCAGTGCTTACTTATTACGTCTTGATCATGGTGGTACTTGGTGGACTGGGCAGTGTTAGCGGTTCGATAATTGGTGCCATACTCTTTGCGTTCCTCATGGAATGGTTAAGGATGTTCGAGCAACCATTCACGCTCTTTGGTAGGCAATACCCCGCAATTCAAGGTATGAGGATGCTGGTGTTGTCCGTACTCTTCGTGGTGACGATGATCGTCTGGAAACGCGGGCTCTTTGGAAGGGCTGAAATCACTTGGGATGGGATTATCAAGTTGCTGAAAAAGTTTAGAAGGAGTGGTTCCAAATGA
- a CDS encoding ABC transporter ATP-binding protein, whose product MPILEIEGLHVYYGAIHAIKGISFKVEPGKIVTLIGANGAGKTTTLSTIAGLIKPRRGKIIYNGHEIQGLPPHAINRMGICLVPEGRRIFPNLTVMENLMMGAYNRKDKNGVKQDLEWVFSLFPRLAERKNQLGGTLSGGEQQMLAISRGLMSRPRVMMMDEPSLGLAPILVEEVFEIIKKINKEGVTILLVEQNAVGALKISDYGYVLETGNITLEGPAKELLANEQVKKAYLGL is encoded by the coding sequence ATGCCAATACTTGAAATAGAAGGACTTCACGTTTATTACGGTGCGATCCATGCGATAAAGGGTATCAGCTTTAAAGTGGAACCAGGTAAAATCGTCACGCTCATAGGAGCCAACGGTGCAGGTAAAACGACCACGCTTTCAACTATTGCAGGTCTCATAAAACCTCGCAGGGGAAAGATAATATACAACGGCCACGAAATACAAGGACTACCACCACACGCAATAAACAGGATGGGAATTTGTCTTGTTCCCGAGGGAAGAAGGATATTCCCCAACCTAACGGTCATGGAGAATCTCATGATGGGGGCCTACAATAGGAAGGATAAGAACGGTGTGAAACAAGATCTTGAATGGGTCTTCTCGCTCTTCCCGCGCTTGGCTGAGCGGAAGAACCAACTGGGGGGTACACTCTCAGGTGGCGAGCAGCAGATGCTGGCCATCTCGAGAGGTCTAATGAGTCGTCCGAGGGTAATGATGATGGATGAACCTTCTCTGGGGCTGGCACCGATTTTGGTTGAAGAGGTCTTTGAGATAATAAAGAAGATAAACAAAGAAGGGGTAACTATTTTGCTTGTCGAACAAAACGCGGTCGGTGCGTTGAAAATATCCGATTACGGCTACGTACTCGAGACTGGGAACATCACCTTAGAAGGTCCCGCTAAGGAACTCCTTGCAAATGAACAAGTGAAGAAAGCCTACCTCGGTCTGTAA